ATCATCATAGTTTTAAATCCAATGCTGTATTCGGAATTCATTATTATTTAGATAAAACACTGCCAGGTCTCAATCCCGCACGTGCGGGACTGGCAGGTTGATATTCATTTCTTAAAAAACATCCGCAGCCATACCGACAACCTCAACCTTACCCTCAACCTCAACCTTAACCTCACCCTCAACCTCAACCTATAGTCTTCTCAACCCCTTCTTTCACTCCCATTCAATTGTTGCAGGTGGTTTTGAACTGACGTCATACACCACGCGGTTTACTCCTTTTACTTTATTGATGATGTCGTTGGATACTTTGGCCAAAAATTCGTAAGGAAGGTGTGACCAGTCAGCAGTCATCCCATCGGTTGAGCCGACAGCCCTGAGGGCTACCACATTTTCATAGGTTCTCTCGTCGCCCATCACACCGACCGAACTGACGGGAAGTAGCACAGTGAGCGCCTGCCAGACCTTGTCGTAAAGCCCGTTATCTTTCAGACCCTGGATAAAAATATGGTCAACATCCTGCAAAATGCTTATCCGCGCCGGAGTGATTTCGCCCAATACACGAATTCCAAGCCCGGGGCCGGGGAAGGGATGTCTGTTGAGGATATCCGGTTTTAGTCCCATTTCACGACCAACCCATCTGACTTCGTCTTTGAAAAGGCTTTTCAACGGTTCAATTACTTTTAACTTCATAAAATCAGGAAGTCCGCCCACGTTGTGGTGCGATTTGATTGTGGCCGATGGGCCTTTTACTGAAACCGATTCGATGACATCAGGATAGATGGTACCCTGGGCAAGCCATTTTACTTCTTCGATCCGGTGTGCTTCATCATCAAATACCTCAATAAAAGTACGACCGATTACTTTTCGCTTTTCTTCGGGATCTGTTTTGCCTTTTAATGCTCCATAAAAACGATCGGCAGCACGAACTCCTTTTACATTCAACCCCATATCGCGGTAAGCTTCAAGCACTGTTTCGAATTCAAACTTGCGAAGCAAACCGTTGTCCACAAAAATGCAGTGTAGTTGGCTGCCAATGGCCTTGTGCAGTAAAAGAGCAGCGACCGATGAGTCTACCCCACCCGAAAGTCCTA
The sequence above is drawn from the Bacteroidales bacterium genome and encodes:
- the guaA gene encoding glutamine-hydrolyzing GMP synthase yields the protein MQQMILILDFGSQYTQLIARRVRELNVYCEIHPFNQIPSLEYVQGVILSGSPFSVSDPDSPKPVLENILAKKIPLLGLCYGAQYLAKINGGEVEPSKIREYGRANLNHIDQSNALLHGMTPGCQVWMSHGDTILSIPKDFRIIAGTHDVQVAGYQAGNSSIYGIQFHPEVYHTSEGMTLLYNFVVGICHCSQSWTPAGFVESTVHWLREDLKNDKVVLGLSGGVDSSVAALLLHKAIGSQLHCIFVDNGLLRKFEFETVLEAYRDMGLNVKGVRAADRFYGALKGKTDPEEKRKVIGRTFIEVFDDEAHRIEEVKWLAQGTIYPDVIESVSVKGPSATIKSHHNVGGLPDFMKLKVIEPLKSLFKDEVRWVGREMGLKPDILNRHPFPGPGLGIRVLGEITPARISILQDVDHIFIQGLKDNGLYDKVWQALTVLLPVSSVGVMGDERTYENVVALRAVGSTDGMTADWSHLPYEFLAKVSNDIINKVKGVNRVVYDVSSKPPATIEWE